A region from the Buchnera aphidicola (Pemphigus populi) genome encodes:
- a CDS encoding SmdB family multidrug efflux ABC transporter permease/ATP-binding protein, producing MLLNSTPNLIRFWTVLKRLLNYIKIWKKKLILAFFCLLAASITEVLGPILISYFINHIIVPHNLNTILIFSIIISFIMLQITAVILNYFQTIIFNNTAVNIVQHLRLDVIKSALYQPLHIFDTQPIGQIISRITNDTEIVKELYDTVIATVFRSVVLIIVTLIAMFTLEWHMASIATIIFPMVIMVMLYYQKYSTPILRKVREYVENINNKFNEIINGMQIIQQFGQESKFQESIKKTSNLHYLTRMKILRLDGLLLRPLLSLLSAIVLCGLITSFNFFSINSFKVGILYAFISYLGRLNEPLIAITTQQSILQQAIVAGERIFELIDTPKQIYGSDYTKLKSGLIQIKNLNFSYTCKTSNILSNVNIIIPSKSFTAFIGHTGSGKSTLANLIMGYYPIYSGEIYIDKRPIHTLSHYTLRKSISIVQQEPLILADTILKNITLGRNISEKKVWKVLETVQLDNLVRSMSKGIHSNLGERGNNLSIGQKQLLAIARVLVMHPKILILDEATANIDSETEKNVQKALIAVREFATLVVIAHRLSTIIKADKIIVLHQGKIIEQGSHEKLIKEKGQYWKMHTAQLNCI from the coding sequence ATGTTATTAAATAGTACTCCTAATTTGATCAGATTTTGGACTGTTCTGAAACGTTTATTAAACTATATAAAAATTTGGAAAAAAAAGCTAATTTTAGCTTTTTTTTGTTTATTAGCTGCATCAATTACAGAAGTATTAGGACCAATATTAATTAGCTATTTCATTAATCATATTATTGTCCCTCATAATTTAAATACTATATTAATATTTTCAATAATAATTAGTTTTATAATGTTACAAATTACTGCAGTTATTCTTAACTATTTTCAAACTATTATTTTTAATAATACTGCTGTAAATATTGTTCAACATTTACGATTAGATGTTATTAAATCCGCTCTATATCAACCATTACATATATTCGATACACAACCTATAGGACAAATTATATCTAGAATTACTAATGATACAGAAATAGTAAAAGAACTTTATGATACAGTTATCGCCACTGTATTTCGTAGTGTGGTCTTGATTATTGTTACATTAATAGCTATGTTTACTCTTGAATGGCATATGGCTAGTATTGCAACTATTATATTTCCAATGGTAATAATGGTAATGTTATATTACCAAAAATATAGTACACCAATTTTAAGAAAAGTACGAGAATATGTAGAAAATATAAATAACAAATTTAATGAAATTATCAATGGAATGCAAATTATTCAACAATTTGGTCAAGAATCTAAATTTCAAGAATCTATAAAAAAAACCAGTAATTTGCATTATTTAACTCGCATGAAAATTTTAAGATTAGACGGTCTATTGCTCAGACCTCTACTTAGTTTATTGTCAGCTATTGTATTATGCGGATTAATTACATCATTTAATTTTTTTTCCATAAATTCATTTAAAGTTGGAATTCTATATGCATTCATTAGTTACCTAGGCAGATTAAATGAACCTCTAATAGCCATTACTACTCAACAATCTATATTACAACAAGCTATCGTTGCAGGAGAAAGAATATTTGAATTAATCGACACACCAAAACAAATTTATGGATCCGATTACACAAAGCTAAAAAGTGGATTAATTCAAATCAAAAATCTTAATTTTAGTTACACATGTAAAACATCTAATATTTTAAGTAATGTAAATATCATCATCCCTTCCAAAAGCTTTACTGCATTTATCGGTCATACAGGAAGTGGTAAAAGCACTCTTGCTAATTTAATAATGGGTTATTATCCCATCTATTCAGGAGAAATATATATAGATAAACGTCCTATACATACTCTAAGTCATTATACTTTAAGAAAAAGTATATCTATTGTTCAACAAGAACCCTTAATATTAGCAGATACTATCTTAAAAAATATAACACTTGGTAGAAATATATCAGAAAAAAAAGTTTGGAAAGTATTAGAAACAGTACAATTAGATAATTTAGTGCGATCAATGTCAAAAGGAATACATTCAAATCTAGGAGAAAGAGGAAACAATTTATCCATAGGACAAAAACAATTATTAGCGATTGCCAGAGTACTGGTTATGCACCCTAAAATATTAATACTTGATGAAGCAACAGCTAATATAGATTCAGAAACAGAAAAAAACGTACAAAAAGCATTAATAGCAGTAAGAGAATTTGCAACACTAGTGGTCATTGCTCACCGTCTTTCTACCATCATTAAAGCAGATAAAATAATTGTATTACATCAAGGTAAAATAATAGAACAAGGTTCTCATGAAAAATTAATAAAAGAAAAAGGACAGTATTGGAAAATGCATACAGCTCAATTAAATTGTATTTAA
- the dnaX gene encoding DNA polymerase III subunit gamma/tau: MMKYQVLARKWRPQSFEQVIGHKYILTALSNALSIGQIHHAWLFSGPRGIGKTTISRLLAKSLNCKLGITSIPCRICSNCKNIEKGVFLDLLEIDAASKTKVEDIREILDNIKYSPVQGRFIIYLIDEIHMLSKHSFNSLLKTLEEPPKHIKFILATTHPEKIPKTVISRCLQFNLKELEPIEIYTKIKQILDDEKITYDIEGLKIISRAASGSLRDALNLTEQVISMGQGNVSINNVTNMLGTIDRKQSLILTIAILKKDANEIISLLNTLNIKGSNWKEILIEILRTLHQITMLQKIPSLWDDNNYDDTEKKWLSIIIDTINHEDIQLYYKTLISGITELDMAPNYKIGIEMILLRTLNIKTNTILIL; this comes from the coding sequence ATGATGAAATATCAAGTATTAGCAAGAAAATGGAGACCACAATCTTTTGAGCAAGTAATTGGTCATAAATATATACTGACTGCTTTATCCAATGCTTTATCTATTGGTCAAATTCACCATGCTTGGTTATTTTCTGGACCAAGAGGAATAGGAAAGACTACTATATCCAGATTACTTGCTAAAAGTTTAAATTGTAAATTAGGTATCACCTCGATACCATGTAGAATATGTTCTAATTGTAAAAATATAGAAAAAGGTGTTTTTCTTGACTTATTAGAAATAGATGCAGCTTCTAAAACTAAAGTAGAAGATATAAGAGAAATATTAGATAATATAAAATATTCACCTGTACAAGGTCGTTTTATTATTTATTTAATTGATGAAATACACATGTTATCAAAACATAGCTTTAATTCCCTTCTTAAAACGCTAGAAGAACCACCAAAACATATTAAATTTATTTTGGCAACTACTCATCCAGAAAAAATTCCAAAAACTGTTATTTCACGTTGTTTGCAATTCAATTTAAAAGAGCTGGAACCAATAGAAATCTATACTAAAATAAAACAGATATTAGACGATGAGAAAATAACATACGATATCGAAGGATTAAAAATAATATCTAGAGCTGCTTCTGGTAGTTTAAGAGATGCTTTAAATTTAACTGAACAAGTAATATCTATGGGACAAGGTAATGTATCTATAAATAATGTGACAAATATGCTAGGAACTATTGATCGGAAACAATCATTAATTTTAACTATAGCCATATTAAAAAAAGATGCTAATGAGATTATTTCATTGCTTAATACATTAAATATAAAAGGGAGTAATTGGAAAGAAATATTAATTGAAATTCTCAGAACTTTACATCAGATTACCATGTTACAAAAAATCCCATCACTATGGGATGATAATAATTACGATGATACTGAAAAAAAATGGTTATCAATAATAATTGATACCATAAATCATGAAGATATTCAATTATATTATAAAACATTAATATCTGGTATAACGGAACTAGATATGGCTCCTAATTATAAAATAGGCATAGAAATGATTTTATTAAGAACATTAAATATTAAAACTAATACAATATTAATCCTCTAA
- the cysS gene encoding cysteine--tRNA ligase: MLKIFNSLTKKKEYFKPIISNKVGMYVCGVTTYDFCHIGHGRTFIIFDVIARYLRYCGYQLKYVRNITDIDDKIINASYQRKECINIFTNRMIKYMNQDFKLLNILSPDVEPKVTEYITVIIDMIAELLKLHHAYISQDGNVIFSVKSDINYGMLSKQSLSFLQFSDKIKKINTIKKNTLDFVLWKTSKNNEPYWNSPWGRGRPGWHIECSAISRSILGNTFDIHGGGADLLFPHHENERSQSMCVNQRIYANYWIHAGLVNINNKKMSKSSDNFYILRDILKNYDSEILRYYFLSTHYRHPLYFSEENLKKSSCSLIRLYRALQNTNFSDRIIYNSIFELEFKKAMDDDFNTPMVFSIFLKLANRINILKKEKNTMQINKFASILKSLGEKLGLLLHNPSDFLKNISNYTDKQIQEIEKLLEIRNIARKFKKWTTADNIRNYLLSLGVVIEDNQNETIWYDKKQS; the protein is encoded by the coding sequence ATGTTGAAAATTTTCAATTCATTAACCAAAAAAAAAGAATATTTTAAGCCTATTATTTCTAATAAGGTTGGCATGTATGTCTGTGGAGTTACTACATACGATTTTTGTCATATTGGTCATGGAAGAACTTTCATTATATTTGATGTGATAGCTCGTTATTTACGTTATTGTGGATATCAATTAAAGTATGTTAGAAATATTACAGATATTGATGATAAAATAATTAATGCATCTTATCAGAGAAAAGAATGTATAAATATATTTACAAATCGTATGATAAAATATATGAATCAAGATTTTAAATTATTAAATATTTTATCTCCAGATGTAGAACCAAAAGTAACAGAATATATAACAGTTATTATTGATATGATTGCTGAATTATTAAAATTACATCATGCATACATATCTCAAGATGGGAACGTAATATTTTCTGTAAAAAGTGATATCAACTATGGTATGTTATCTAAACAATCTTTGAGTTTTTTACAATTTAGCGATAAAATTAAAAAAATAAATACTATAAAAAAAAATACATTAGATTTTGTTTTATGGAAGACATCTAAAAATAATGAACCGTATTGGAACTCCCCCTGGGGACGAGGGAGGCCTGGATGGCACATTGAATGTTCTGCTATAAGTAGATCCATATTGGGTAATACGTTTGACATTCATGGTGGTGGGGCGGATTTATTATTTCCTCATCATGAAAATGAAAGATCTCAGTCTATGTGTGTAAATCAAAGAATTTATGCAAATTATTGGATTCATGCAGGTTTAGTTAATATAAATAATAAAAAGATGTCTAAATCTTCGGATAATTTTTATATATTAAGAGATATTTTAAAAAATTATGATTCTGAAATTCTTCGTTATTATTTTTTATCAACTCATTATAGACATCCTCTTTATTTTTCTGAAGAAAATTTAAAAAAATCTAGTTGCTCTTTAATAAGATTATATAGAGCATTACAGAATACTAATTTTAGTGATAGAATAATTTATAACTCTATTTTTGAATTAGAATTTAAAAAAGCTATGGATGACGATTTTAATACACCTATGGTATTTTCTATTTTTTTGAAATTAGCAAATAGAATTAATATTCTAAAAAAAGAAAAAAATACTATGCAAATTAATAAATTTGCATCAATATTAAAATCTCTAGGAGAAAAGTTAGGATTATTATTACATAATCCAAGTGATTTTTTAAAAAATATATCTAATTATACGGATAAACAAATACAAGAGATAGAGAAGTTGTTAGAAATAAGAAATATTGCTAGAAAATTTAAAAAATGGACTACAGCAGATAACATCCGTAATTATTTATTAAGTCTAGGTGTAGTGATTGAAGATAACCAAAATGAAACGATTTGGTACGATAAAAAACAATCTTAG
- a CDS encoding YbaB/EbfC family nucleoid-associated protein has protein sequence MFTKNGLGNLMQQAKQMQEKISKIKQEITDMEVTGEAGAGLVKVTINGAHNCKKVEVDPSLLKDDKEMLEDLAAAAFNDAERRISEAHKQKMSSISPGVDLPPEFTLPL, from the coding sequence ATGTTTACTAAAAATGGATTAGGAAACTTAATGCAACAAGCAAAACAGATGCAAGAAAAAATATCAAAAATAAAACAAGAAATCACAGATATGGAGGTTACGGGAGAAGCAGGTGCAGGATTAGTGAAAGTAACTATCAACGGAGCTCATAATTGTAAAAAAGTAGAAGTAGATCCATCTTTATTAAAAGATGATAAAGAAATGTTGGAGGATTTAGCTGCAGCAGCATTTAATGATGCTGAAAGAAGAATTTCTGAAGCACATAAACAAAAAATGTCATCTATTTCTCCAGGAGTGGATTTACCTCCTGAATTTACCTTACCATTATAG
- the folD gene encoding bifunctional methylenetetrahydrofolate dehydrogenase/methenyltetrahydrofolate cyclohydrolase FolD: protein MSATIMNGKKIADAMQLNIKEKVKKRLIIGKRTPGLAVILIGNNTSSKIYINKKILACKKVGFISKNWNFPINTSEKKILELIETLNNDNSIDGILIQLPLPKHIDQMKIVSKILPKKDVDGFHPYNIGCLCQKNPQLRPCTSLGIMTLLNQYNINTYGLHAVIIGASNIVGRPMGLELLLAGCTTTITHRFTENLKYYVKNADLLIVAVGKPNFIDGTWIKKGAIVVDVGINKLHSGNIVGDIDFQSVYLQASYITPVPGGVGPMTVATLLNNTLYACEHYHNY, encoded by the coding sequence ATGTCAGCAACTATTATGAATGGTAAAAAAATAGCTGATGCTATGCAATTAAATATTAAAGAAAAAGTAAAAAAAAGATTAATAATAGGAAAAAGAACACCAGGTTTAGCAGTGATTCTGATAGGTAATAATACCTCTTCTAAAATTTATATTAATAAAAAAATACTTGCTTGTAAAAAAGTAGGATTTATTTCAAAAAATTGGAATTTTCCTATTAATACTTCTGAAAAAAAAATATTAGAATTAATTGAAACACTAAATAATGATAATAGTATTGATGGAATTTTAATACAACTTCCTCTTCCTAAACATATCGATCAAATGAAAATAGTTAGTAAAATTTTGCCTAAAAAAGATGTAGATGGATTCCATCCATATAATATAGGTTGTCTTTGTCAAAAAAACCCTCAACTAAGACCGTGTACATCATTAGGTATAATGACCTTATTAAATCAATACAATATTAATACTTATGGCTTACACGCTGTAATTATTGGTGCATCCAATATAGTAGGCAGACCAATGGGTCTAGAGTTATTACTAGCTGGTTGTACCACTACAATTACACATAGATTTACAGAAAATTTAAAATATTATGTTAAAAATGCTGATTTACTTATTGTAGCTGTTGGTAAACCAAATTTTATAGATGGAACATGGATTAAAAAAGGCGCAATAGTCGTCGATGTAGGAATTAATAAATTACATTCTGGAAATATTGTAGGCGATATTGATTTTCAATCTGTATATTTACAAGCATCTTATATAACTCCTGTACCAGGTGGAGTAGGCCCTATGACTGTTGCTACATTATTAAATAATACTTTATATGCCTGTGAGCATTATCATAATTATTAA
- the htpG gene encoding molecular chaperone HtpG, translated as MKKKEKYKFQSEVKQLLHLMIHSLYSNKEIFLRELISNASDAIDKLRFKSISSPEEYHNDSDVWINISTNKKNNTLTISDNGIGMNKQEVIENLGTIAKSGTKEFLNVLGQKGKKDHQLIGQFGVGFYSSFIVSTKVVVRTRAAKNKENTGIQWESSGDGEYTIDEIVKKEKGTEIILFLKPEEIEFLDTWKIRNIVNKYSDHIAAPVKIFNYDEQKKIGTWDQINKAKALWTLKKSDITKEEYKEFYKHITHDFNNPIIWSHNHVEGTHEYISLLYIPEKATWDIWNRENKHGLKLYVKRVYIMDDAEQFLPNYLRFVRGLIDSNDLPLNISREILQANSITQNLRQGITKRILQMLEKLANTDHKKYKIFWNQFGLVLKEGPAEDTINKSVIANLLRFSSIRTNSPEQILSLSNYVKNMIPGQEKIYYITSDSYLSANSSPHLEFFRKKGIDVLLLSDRIDEWMMNYLTEFQEKKFQSINKNDESLNKLIDENEKKETYSETENENFIKKIKEILKDQIKDVRLTYRLIDTPAIVLTDSNEMTTQMAKLFSAAGQTVPPIKYIFEINPNHILVKKIMNLNNDVLLNEWIQLLLEQALLAEKGNLDDPNKFIHRMNKLLIN; from the coding sequence ATTAAAAAAAAAGAAAAATATAAATTTCAATCAGAAGTGAAACAATTACTTCATCTAATGATTCATTCACTTTATTCCAATAAAGAAATTTTCCTTAGAGAGCTAATATCTAATGCTTCTGATGCAATAGATAAACTAAGATTTAAATCTATTTCTTCACCTGAAGAATATCATAACGATTCCGATGTATGGATTAATATTTCCACTAATAAAAAAAATAATACTTTAACTATTAGTGATAATGGTATTGGTATGAATAAACAAGAAGTTATTGAAAATTTAGGTACTATTGCTAAATCAGGAACTAAAGAATTTTTAAATGTGTTAGGACAAAAAGGGAAAAAAGATCATCAATTAATAGGACAATTTGGTGTAGGTTTTTATTCATCATTTATTGTATCAACAAAAGTTGTTGTTCGCACTCGTGCAGCAAAAAATAAAGAAAATACAGGTATTCAATGGGAATCTTCCGGAGACGGAGAATATACAATTGATGAAATTGTTAAAAAAGAAAAGGGAACAGAAATTATTTTATTTTTAAAACCAGAAGAAATAGAATTTTTAGATACATGGAAAATACGTAATATAGTTAATAAATATTCAGATCATATAGCAGCACCTGTAAAAATATTTAATTATGATGAACAAAAAAAAATAGGTACATGGGATCAAATTAATAAGGCAAAAGCATTATGGACATTAAAAAAATCTGACATTACTAAAGAAGAATATAAAGAATTTTATAAACATATTACGCATGATTTTAATAATCCTATTATATGGAGCCATAATCATGTAGAAGGCACACACGAATACATTAGTTTATTATATATTCCTGAAAAAGCAACCTGGGATATTTGGAACAGAGAAAATAAACACGGTCTCAAACTTTACGTGAAACGTGTTTATATAATGGATGATGCTGAACAATTTTTACCTAATTACTTAAGATTTGTACGTGGTTTAATAGATTCAAATGATCTTCCTTTAAATATATCCCGAGAAATACTTCAAGCTAATAGTATTACGCAAAATTTACGTCAAGGAATTACAAAAAGAATATTACAAATGCTAGAAAAGTTAGCCAATACTGATCATAAAAAATATAAAATATTTTGGAATCAATTTGGATTAGTTCTTAAAGAAGGACCAGCTGAAGACACTATAAATAAAAGTGTTATTGCAAATCTTTTAAGATTTTCTTCTATCAGAACGAATAGCCCAGAACAAATATTGTCATTAAGTAATTATGTTAAAAATATGATTCCAGGACAAGAAAAAATATACTATATCACGTCCGATAGTTATTTATCAGCCAATAGTAGTCCTCATTTAGAATTTTTTAGAAAAAAAGGTATTGACGTTTTATTACTGTCAGATCGTATTGATGAATGGATGATGAATTATTTAACTGAATTTCAAGAAAAAAAATTTCAATCAATTAATAAAAACGATGAATCTTTAAATAAACTAATAGATGAAAATGAAAAAAAAGAAACGTATTCAGAAACAGAAAATGAAAATTTCATAAAAAAAATAAAAGAAATATTAAAAGACCAAATAAAAGATGTACGTTTAACATACCGATTAATCGATACTCCTGCTATAGTACTGACAGATTCTAATGAAATGACCACTCAAATGGCAAAATTATTTTCAGCAGCCGGACAAACTGTTCCTCCAATAAAATATATATTTGAGATTAATCCAAATCATATTTTGGTAAAAAAAATCATGAATTTAAATAACGACGTTCTACTGAACGAATGGATTCAATTATTACTAGAACAAGCTTTACTTGCTGAAAAGGGAAATTTAGATGATCCTAATAAATTCATTCATAGAATGAATAAATTACTCATTAATTAA
- the adk gene encoding adenylate kinase, whose protein sequence is MRIIFIGAPGTGKGTQAQWITNQYNIPKISTGDILRNTVLDNTELSKKIKKFINYGKLVDDNIIIRLIKKRMEEKDCHQGFLLDGFPRTVVQANELKKNKIKIDYVIEFLLQDELILKRIQGRRIHTKSGRIYHITYNPPKIENYDDVTGEKLVTREDDTQEKIKKRIQEYKIFTVPLIQYYKYESILGNVKYYKIDANATALKIKNNIKNILKNSY, encoded by the coding sequence ATGCGTATTATATTTATTGGGGCTCCAGGAACAGGAAAAGGAACTCAAGCTCAGTGGATTACAAATCAATATAATATTCCCAAAATATCTACTGGAGATATATTAAGAAATACTGTATTAGATAATACTGAATTGAGTAAAAAGATTAAAAAATTCATAAATTATGGTAAATTAGTTGATGATAATATTATTATTAGACTAATAAAAAAAAGAATGGAAGAAAAGGACTGTCATCAAGGATTTTTACTAGATGGATTTCCTCGTACAGTCGTTCAAGCTAATGAATTGAAAAAAAATAAAATAAAAATAGACTATGTTATTGAATTTTTACTACAAGATGAATTGATATTAAAAAGAATTCAAGGAAGAAGAATACATACTAAGTCAGGTAGAATTTACCATATAACTTATAATCCACCTAAAATAGAGAATTACGACGACGTTACAGGGGAAAAGCTGGTTACTCGTGAAGATGATACCCAAGAAAAAATAAAAAAAAGGATTCAAGAATACAAGATATTTACTGTTCCGTTAATACAATACTATAAATATGAGTCAATATTGGGAAATGTAAAATATTATAAAATAGATGCGAATGCTACAGCATTAAAAATAAAAAATAATATAAAAAATATTCTAAAAAATAGTTATTAA